The following proteins are encoded in a genomic region of Oreochromis aureus strain Israel breed Guangdong linkage group 8, ZZ_aureus, whole genome shotgun sequence:
- the LOC120441366 gene encoding mucin-2-like isoform X2 — translation MAQKFIRLSIFWILVALLATSTRAQSSALPTAETTLPSTEYPTTSPNPTATTEDLATSPNPTATTEDLATSPNPTATTEDLATSPNPTATTEDLATSPNPTATTEDLATSPNPTATTEDLATSPNPTATTEDHATSPNPTATTEDLATSPNPTETTENQATSPNPTATTEDQATSPNPTATTEDHATSPNPTATTEDLATSPNPTATTEDLATSPNPTATTEDLATSPNPTATTEDLATSPNPTATTEDLATSPNPTATTEDLATSPNPTATTEDQATSPNPTATTEDQATSPNPTETTEDLATSPNPTATTEDQATSPNPTATTEDHATSPNPTATTEDLATSPNPTATTEDLATSPNPTATTEDLTTSPNPTATTEDHATSPNPTATTEDHATSPNPTATTEDHATSPNPTATTEDLATSPNPTATTEDLATSPNPTATTEDLTTSPNPTATTEDHATSPNPTATTEDLATSPNPTATTEDQTSSPNPTATTEDHATSPNPTATTEDHATSPNPTATTEDHATSPNPTATTENQATSPNPTATTEDHATSPNPTATTIDQATSPNPTATTEDHATSPNPTATTEDHATSPNPTATTEDHATSPNPTATTEDRATSPNPTATTEDHATSPNPTATTEDHATSPNPTATTEDQATSPNPTATTEDQATSPNPTATTEDLTTSPNPTETTIDQATSPNPTATTEDHATSPNPTATTEDHATSPNPTATTEDHATSPNPTATTEDQATSPNPTATTEDQTSSPNPTATTEDHATSPNPTATTEDQTSSPNPTATTEDQTSSPNPTATTEDQATSPNPTATTEDHATSPNPTATTEDRATSPNPTATTEDQATSPNPTATTEDHATSPNPTATTEDRATSPNPTATTEDQATSPNPTSTTEDQATSPNPTATTEDHATSVNPSSSITADSTTLATAAPTTPKTPVPSTSAPPGPCDSNPCGVGSKCEPRADHTFVCMCLAGDFYNNITQRCENAKVFPGQLKFSDKTYEESMNDSKSDTFKKTADDIIAKLKIVYGGDPTYSGSVVLKLLPSTTRVSRAAPGIIAVVQIIFKASSQIKEDDVINELNNNICENCVLSGASFERTDLCAENPCDAKTSKCTSQDGSYNCTCLEKHFQTDFSDRMCTACPSGSRFKDNTCVKCSFGYSGLECSENWQLILVIVGSVLGGLLLIVFILLPITATISSKKISKTGKDGDMKNPYMNQVFKGFSNLPILSNGAPKLPRATNSTTTNSITNLEMTSNSRQSPLFVDNSSVLYSDQNNTNPYTQARPQNNPYAVNRPQIKPHAQSRGYDNPYYQYDSESDFC, via the exons ATGGCTCAAAAATTCATTCGCCTGTCTATCTTTTGGATACTTGTAGCCCTTTTGG CGACTTCAACAAGAGCACAAAGCTCTGCCCTGCCAACAGCAGAGACAACTCTTCCATCAACAGAGTACCCGACTACTTCACCAA ATCCTACTGCAACAACAGAGGACCTGGCTACTTCACCAAATCCTACTGCAACAACAGAGGACCTGGCTACTTCACCAAATCCTACTGCAACAACAGAGGATCTGGCTACTTCACCAAATCCTACTGCAACAACAGAGGACCTGGCTACTTCACCAAATCCTACTGCAACAACAGAGGACCTGGCTACTTCACCAAATCCTACTGCAACAACAGAGGACCTGGCTACTTCACCAAATCCTACTGCAACAACAGAGGATCACGCTACTTCACCAAATCCTACTGCAACAACAGAGGACCTGGCTACTTCACCAAATCCTactgaaacaacagaaaacCAGGCTACTTCACCAAATCCTACTGCAACAACAGAGGACCAGGCTACTTCACCAAATCCTACTGCAACAACAGAGGACCACGCTACTTCACCAAATCCTACTGCAACAACAGAGGACCTGGCTACTTCACCAAATCCTACTGCAACAACAGAGGACCTGGCTACTTCACCAAATCCTACTGCAACAACAGAGGATCTGGCTACTTCACCAAATCCTACTGCAACAACAGAGGATCTGGCTACTTCACCAAATCCTACTGCAACAACAGAGGACCTGGCTACTTCACCAAATCCTACTGCAACAACAGAGGATCTGGCTACTTCACCAAATCCTACTGCAACAACAGAGGACCAGGCTACTTCACCAAATCCTACTGCAACAACAGAGGACCAGGCTACTTCACCAAATCCTACTGAAACAACAGAGGACCTGGCTACTTCACCAAATCCTACTGCAACAACAGAGGACCAGGCTACTTCACCAAATCCTACTGCAACAACAGAGGACCACGCTACTTCACCAAATCCTACTGCAACAACAGAGGATCTGGCTACTTCACCAAATCCTACTGCAACAACAGAGGACCTGGCTACTTCACCAAATCCTACTGCAACAACAGAGGACCTGACTACTTCACCAAATCCTACTGCAACAACAGAGGACCACGCTACTTCACCAAATCCTACTGCAACAACAGAGGACCACGCTACTTCACCAAATCCTACTGCAACAACAGAGGACCACGCTACTTCACCAAATCCTACTGCAACAACAGAGGACCTGGCTACTTCACCAAATCCTACTGCAACAACAGAGGATCTGGCTACTTCACCAAATCCTACTGCAACAACAGAGGACCTGACTACTTCACCAAATCCTACTGCAACAACAGAGGACCACGCTACTTCACCAAATCCTACTGCAACAACAGAGGATCTGGCTACTTCACCAAATCCTACTGCAACAACAGAGGACCAGACTAGTTCACCAAATCCTACTGCAACAACAGAGGACCACGCTACTTCACCAAATCCTACTGCAACAACAGAGGACCACGCTACTTCACCAAATCCTACTGCAACAACAGAGGACCACGCTACTTCACCAAATCCTACTGCAACAACAGAAAACCAGGCTACTTCACCAAATCCTACTGCAACAACAGAAGACCACGCTACTTCACCAAATCCTACTGCAACAACAATAGACCAGGCTACTTCACCAAATCCTACTGCAACAACAGAGGACCACGCTACTTCACCAAATCCTACTGCAACAACAGAGGACCACGCTACTTCACCAAATCCTACTGCAACAACAGAGGACCACGCTACTTCACCAAATCCTACTGCAACAACAGAGGACCGGGCTACTTCACCAAATCCTACTGCAACAACAGAAGACCATGCTACTTCACCAAATCCTACTGCAACAACAGAGGATCACGCTACTTCACCAAATCCTACTGCAACAACAGAGGACCAGGCTACTTCACCAAATCCTACTGCAACAACAGAGGACCAGGCTACTTCACCAAATCCTACTGCAACAACAGAGGACCTGACTACTTCACCAAATCCTACTGAAACAACAATAGACCAGGCTACTTCACCAAATCCTACTGCAACAACAGAGGACCATGCTACTTCACCAAATCCTACTGCAACAACAGAAGACCATGCTACTTCACCAAATCCTACTGCAACAACAGAGGATCACGCTACTTCACCAAATCCTACTGCAACAACAGAGGACCAGGCTACTTCACCAAATCCTACTGCAACAACAGAGGACCAGACTAGTTCACCAAATCCTACTGCAACAACAGAGGACCACGCTACTTCACCAAATCCTACTGCAACAACAGAGGACCAGACTAGTTCACCAAATCCTACTGCAACAACAGAGGACCAGACTAGTTCACCAAATCCTACTGCAACAACAGAGGACCAGGCTACTTCACCAAATCCTACTGCAACAACAGAGGACCACGCTACTTCACCAAATCCTACTGCAACAACAGAGGACCGGGCTACTTCACCAAATCCTACTGCAACAACAGAGGACCAGGCTACTTCACCAAATCCTACTGCAACAACAGAGGACCACGCTACTTCACCAAATCCTACTGCAACAACAGAGGACCGGGCTACTTCACCAAATCCTACTGCAACAACAGAGGACCAGGCTACTTCACCAAATCCTACCTCAACAACAGAAGACCAGGCTACTTCACCAAATCCTACTGCAACAACAGAGGACCACGCTACTTCAGTTAATCCATCTAGTTCAATAACAGCGGATTCAACTACTCTAGCAACAGCAGCCCCAACTACTCCTAAAACACCAGTTCCAAGTACTTCGGCCCCTCCAG GTCCCTGTGATTCAAATCCATGTGGTGTTGGAAGCAAATGTGAACCCCGTGCCGACCACACATTTGTATGTATGTGCCTGGCTGGTGATTTTTACAATAATATCACCCAGAGATGTGAAAATG ccAAAGTTTTCCCTGGACAACTTAAATTCTCTGATAAAACATATGAGGAAAGCATGAATGACTCCAAAtcagacacatttaaaaaaactgcaGATGACATTATTGCTAAA ctgAAAATTGTCTATGGAGGTGATCCCACTTACTCTGGATCTGTAGTGCTGAAACTCCT GCCAAGCACCACTCGTGTGTCAAGGGCAGCCCCAGGGATCATTGCAGTAGTACAGATCATCTTCAAAGCCAGTTCTCAAATAAAAGAAGATGACGTTATAAACGAATTAAACAACAATATTTGTGAGAACTGTGTGCTGAGTGGGGCATCCTTTGAGA GAACAGACCTGTGTGCTGAAAACCCTTGTGATGCAAAAACTTCAAAATGCACATCACAGGATGGATCTTACAACTGTACCTGtttggaaaaacattttcaaacagacTTCAGCGACAGAATGTGCACTG CTTGTCCCAGTGGGTCCAGATTTAAGGATAATACATGTGTGAA ATGTTCATTTGGTTATTCTGGTTTGGAGTGCAGTGAAA ACTGGCAGCTCATTCTGGTAATTGTGGGCTCTGTTCTTGGGGGACTGCTGCTCATAGTCTTCATTCTTCTACCAATAACTGCTACCAT ATCCTCAAAGAAAATCTCCAAAACCGGCAAAGATGGAGATATGAAAAACCCATACATGAACCAGGTTTTTAAAGGGTTCAGTAACCTGCCAATTCTTTCCAATGGCGCGCCCAAACTCCCACGAGCCAccaactccaccaccaccaacagCATAACCAACCTGGAGATGACTTCAAACAGTCGACAAAGCCCTTTGTTTGTGGATAACAGCTCG GTGTTATACAGTGACCAAAATAACACAAACCCATACACTCAGGCTCGACCTCAGAACAACCCCTACGCTGTGAATCGACCCCAGATCAAACCACACGCTCAGAGCCGAGGCTACGATAACCCTTACTACCAGTACGACAGTGAAAGCGACTTCTGTTAG
- the LOC120441366 gene encoding mucin-2-like isoform X1: MAQKFIRLSIFWILVALLATSTRAQSSALPTAETTLPSTEYPTTSPNPTATTEDLATSPNPTATTEDLATSPNPTATTEDLATSPNPTATTEDLATSPNPTATTEDHATSPNPTATTEDLATSPNPTATTEDLATSPNPTATTEDLATSPNPTATTEDLATSPNPTATTEDLATSPNPTATTEDLATSPNPTATTEDLATSPNPTATTEDLATSPNPTATTEDHATSPNPTATTEDLATSPNPTETTENQATSPNPTATTEDQATSPNPTATTEDHATSPNPTATTEDLATSPNPTATTEDLATSPNPTATTEDLATSPNPTATTEDLATSPNPTATTEDLATSPNPTATTEDLATSPNPTATTEDQATSPNPTATTEDQATSPNPTETTEDLATSPNPTATTEDQATSPNPTATTEDHATSPNPTATTEDLATSPNPTATTEDLATSPNPTATTEDLTTSPNPTATTEDHATSPNPTATTEDHATSPNPTATTEDHATSPNPTATTEDLATSPNPTATTEDLATSPNPTATTEDLTTSPNPTATTEDHATSPNPTATTEDLATSPNPTATTEDQTSSPNPTATTEDHATSPNPTATTEDHATSPNPTATTEDHATSPNPTATTENQATSPNPTATTEDHATSPNPTATTIDQATSPNPTATTEDHATSPNPTATTEDHATSPNPTATTEDHATSPNPTATTEDRATSPNPTATTEDHATSPNPTATTEDHATSPNPTATTEDQATSPNPTATTEDQATSPNPTATTEDLTTSPNPTETTIDQATSPNPTATTEDHATSPNPTATTEDHATSPNPTATTEDHATSPNPTATTEDQATSPNPTATTEDQTSSPNPTATTEDHATSPNPTATTEDQTSSPNPTATTEDQTSSPNPTATTEDQATSPNPTATTEDHATSPNPTATTEDRATSPNPTATTEDQATSPNPTATTEDHATSPNPTATTEDRATSPNPTATTEDQATSPNPTSTTEDQATSPNPTATTEDHATSVNPSSSITADSTTLATAAPTTPKTPVPSTSAPPGPCDSNPCGVGSKCEPRADHTFVCMCLAGDFYNNITQRCENAKVFPGQLKFSDKTYEESMNDSKSDTFKKTADDIIAKLKIVYGGDPTYSGSVVLKLLPSTTRVSRAAPGIIAVVQIIFKASSQIKEDDVINELNNNICENCVLSGASFERTDLCAENPCDAKTSKCTSQDGSYNCTCLEKHFQTDFSDRMCTACPSGSRFKDNTCVKCSFGYSGLECSENWQLILVIVGSVLGGLLLIVFILLPITATISSKKISKTGKDGDMKNPYMNQVFKGFSNLPILSNGAPKLPRATNSTTTNSITNLEMTSNSRQSPLFVDNSSVLYSDQNNTNPYTQARPQNNPYAVNRPQIKPHAQSRGYDNPYYQYDSESDFC, encoded by the exons ATGGCTCAAAAATTCATTCGCCTGTCTATCTTTTGGATACTTGTAGCCCTTTTGG CGACTTCAACAAGAGCACAAAGCTCTGCCCTGCCAACAGCAGAGACAACTCTTCCATCAACAGAGTACCCGACTACTTCACCAAATCCTACTGCAACAACAGAGGACCTGGCTACTTCACCAAATCCTACTGCAACAACAGAGGACCTGGCTACTTCACCAAATCCTACTGCAACAACAGAGGATCTGGCTACTTCACCAAATCCTACTGCAACAACAGAGGACCTGGCTACTTCACCAAATCCTACTGCAACAACAGAGGACCACGCTACTTCACCAAATCCTACTGCAACAACAGAGGATCTGGCTACTTCACCAAATCCTACTGCAACAACAGAGGACCTGGCTACTTCACCAAATCCTACTGCAACAACAGAGGACCTGGCTACTTCACCAAATCCTACTGCAACAACAGAGGACCTGGCTACTTCACCAAATCCTACTGCAACAACAGAGGATCTGGCTACTTCACCAAATCCTACTGCAACAACAGAGGACCTGGCTACTTCACCAAATCCTACTGCAACAACAGAGGACCTGGCTACTTCACCAAATCCTACTGCAACAACAGAGGACCTGGCTACTTCACCAAATCCTACTGCAACAACAGAGGATCACGCTACTTCACCAAATCCTACTGCAACAACAGAGGACCTGGCTACTTCACCAAATCCTactgaaacaacagaaaacCAGGCTACTTCACCAAATCCTACTGCAACAACAGAGGACCAGGCTACTTCACCAAATCCTACTGCAACAACAGAGGACCACGCTACTTCACCAAATCCTACTGCAACAACAGAGGACCTGGCTACTTCACCAAATCCTACTGCAACAACAGAGGACCTGGCTACTTCACCAAATCCTACTGCAACAACAGAGGATCTGGCTACTTCACCAAATCCTACTGCAACAACAGAGGATCTGGCTACTTCACCAAATCCTACTGCAACAACAGAGGACCTGGCTACTTCACCAAATCCTACTGCAACAACAGAGGATCTGGCTACTTCACCAAATCCTACTGCAACAACAGAGGACCAGGCTACTTCACCAAATCCTACTGCAACAACAGAGGACCAGGCTACTTCACCAAATCCTACTGAAACAACAGAGGACCTGGCTACTTCACCAAATCCTACTGCAACAACAGAGGACCAGGCTACTTCACCAAATCCTACTGCAACAACAGAGGACCACGCTACTTCACCAAATCCTACTGCAACAACAGAGGATCTGGCTACTTCACCAAATCCTACTGCAACAACAGAGGACCTGGCTACTTCACCAAATCCTACTGCAACAACAGAGGACCTGACTACTTCACCAAATCCTACTGCAACAACAGAGGACCACGCTACTTCACCAAATCCTACTGCAACAACAGAGGACCACGCTACTTCACCAAATCCTACTGCAACAACAGAGGACCACGCTACTTCACCAAATCCTACTGCAACAACAGAGGACCTGGCTACTTCACCAAATCCTACTGCAACAACAGAGGATCTGGCTACTTCACCAAATCCTACTGCAACAACAGAGGACCTGACTACTTCACCAAATCCTACTGCAACAACAGAGGACCACGCTACTTCACCAAATCCTACTGCAACAACAGAGGATCTGGCTACTTCACCAAATCCTACTGCAACAACAGAGGACCAGACTAGTTCACCAAATCCTACTGCAACAACAGAGGACCACGCTACTTCACCAAATCCTACTGCAACAACAGAGGACCACGCTACTTCACCAAATCCTACTGCAACAACAGAGGACCACGCTACTTCACCAAATCCTACTGCAACAACAGAAAACCAGGCTACTTCACCAAATCCTACTGCAACAACAGAAGACCACGCTACTTCACCAAATCCTACTGCAACAACAATAGACCAGGCTACTTCACCAAATCCTACTGCAACAACAGAGGACCACGCTACTTCACCAAATCCTACTGCAACAACAGAGGACCACGCTACTTCACCAAATCCTACTGCAACAACAGAGGACCACGCTACTTCACCAAATCCTACTGCAACAACAGAGGACCGGGCTACTTCACCAAATCCTACTGCAACAACAGAAGACCATGCTACTTCACCAAATCCTACTGCAACAACAGAGGATCACGCTACTTCACCAAATCCTACTGCAACAACAGAGGACCAGGCTACTTCACCAAATCCTACTGCAACAACAGAGGACCAGGCTACTTCACCAAATCCTACTGCAACAACAGAGGACCTGACTACTTCACCAAATCCTACTGAAACAACAATAGACCAGGCTACTTCACCAAATCCTACTGCAACAACAGAGGACCATGCTACTTCACCAAATCCTACTGCAACAACAGAAGACCATGCTACTTCACCAAATCCTACTGCAACAACAGAGGATCACGCTACTTCACCAAATCCTACTGCAACAACAGAGGACCAGGCTACTTCACCAAATCCTACTGCAACAACAGAGGACCAGACTAGTTCACCAAATCCTACTGCAACAACAGAGGACCACGCTACTTCACCAAATCCTACTGCAACAACAGAGGACCAGACTAGTTCACCAAATCCTACTGCAACAACAGAGGACCAGACTAGTTCACCAAATCCTACTGCAACAACAGAGGACCAGGCTACTTCACCAAATCCTACTGCAACAACAGAGGACCACGCTACTTCACCAAATCCTACTGCAACAACAGAGGACCGGGCTACTTCACCAAATCCTACTGCAACAACAGAGGACCAGGCTACTTCACCAAATCCTACTGCAACAACAGAGGACCACGCTACTTCACCAAATCCTACTGCAACAACAGAGGACCGGGCTACTTCACCAAATCCTACTGCAACAACAGAGGACCAGGCTACTTCACCAAATCCTACCTCAACAACAGAAGACCAGGCTACTTCACCAAATCCTACTGCAACAACAGAGGACCACGCTACTTCAGTTAATCCATCTAGTTCAATAACAGCGGATTCAACTACTCTAGCAACAGCAGCCCCAACTACTCCTAAAACACCAGTTCCAAGTACTTCGGCCCCTCCAG GTCCCTGTGATTCAAATCCATGTGGTGTTGGAAGCAAATGTGAACCCCGTGCCGACCACACATTTGTATGTATGTGCCTGGCTGGTGATTTTTACAATAATATCACCCAGAGATGTGAAAATG ccAAAGTTTTCCCTGGACAACTTAAATTCTCTGATAAAACATATGAGGAAAGCATGAATGACTCCAAAtcagacacatttaaaaaaactgcaGATGACATTATTGCTAAA ctgAAAATTGTCTATGGAGGTGATCCCACTTACTCTGGATCTGTAGTGCTGAAACTCCT GCCAAGCACCACTCGTGTGTCAAGGGCAGCCCCAGGGATCATTGCAGTAGTACAGATCATCTTCAAAGCCAGTTCTCAAATAAAAGAAGATGACGTTATAAACGAATTAAACAACAATATTTGTGAGAACTGTGTGCTGAGTGGGGCATCCTTTGAGA GAACAGACCTGTGTGCTGAAAACCCTTGTGATGCAAAAACTTCAAAATGCACATCACAGGATGGATCTTACAACTGTACCTGtttggaaaaacattttcaaacagacTTCAGCGACAGAATGTGCACTG CTTGTCCCAGTGGGTCCAGATTTAAGGATAATACATGTGTGAA ATGTTCATTTGGTTATTCTGGTTTGGAGTGCAGTGAAA ACTGGCAGCTCATTCTGGTAATTGTGGGCTCTGTTCTTGGGGGACTGCTGCTCATAGTCTTCATTCTTCTACCAATAACTGCTACCAT ATCCTCAAAGAAAATCTCCAAAACCGGCAAAGATGGAGATATGAAAAACCCATACATGAACCAGGTTTTTAAAGGGTTCAGTAACCTGCCAATTCTTTCCAATGGCGCGCCCAAACTCCCACGAGCCAccaactccaccaccaccaacagCATAACCAACCTGGAGATGACTTCAAACAGTCGACAAAGCCCTTTGTTTGTGGATAACAGCTCG GTGTTATACAGTGACCAAAATAACACAAACCCATACACTCAGGCTCGACCTCAGAACAACCCCTACGCTGTGAATCGACCCCAGATCAAACCACACGCTCAGAGCCGAGGCTACGATAACCCTTACTACCAGTACGACAGTGAAAGCGACTTCTGTTAG